A genomic window from Diospyros lotus cultivar Yz01 chromosome 2, ASM1463336v1, whole genome shotgun sequence includes:
- the LOC127795793 gene encoding protein BZR1 homolog 2-like, with translation MASSGNGGGNRVSSDVGGVGVRSAAEKEKTKMRERQRRSITTKIFHGLRKHGGYRLSPRADINEVLRHLAREAGWVVDADGTTYRSPAPLLAPNPCPLCGGAGKRSRTPTPTSSVINVSGGGDSSTASLFYSGAWSECDNPLAEYMQGSIGLPQSQDAASGGGAFPAAYDGKQRPLVYLQEARASNQNTPVGSPRNGP, from the exons ATGGCAAGTTCTGGCAATGGCGGTGGGAATCGCGTTAGTAGTGATGTGGGTGGTGTCGGAGTGAGAAGCGCGGCGGAGAAGGAAAAGACGAAGATGAGGGAGAGGCAGAGAAGGTCCATCACCACCAAGATCTTTCACGGCCTCCGCAAGCACGGCGGTTACCGCCTATCTCCCCGCGCCGACATCAACGAAGTCCTCCGCCACCTTGCCCGCGAGGCCGGCTGGGTCGTCGACGCCGACGGCACCACCTACCGCTCCCCCGCTCCACTCCTC GCGCCTAATCCCTGCCCACTGTGCGGCGGCGCCGGAAAAAGAAGCCGAACGCCGACGCCGACCAGCAGCGTGATCAACGTTTCCGGCGGGGGCGATTCTTCCACCGCCTCTTTGTTCTACTCCGGAGCTTGGTCGGAATGCGACAACCCCCTCGCAGAATACATGCAAGGAAGCATCGGCCTACCCCAGTCACAGGACGCAGCAAGCGGCGGAGGAGCTTTTCCTGCGGCGTACGATGGAAAACAACGTCCTCTCGTCTACTTGCAGGAGGCGAGGGCGTCGAATCAGAACACCCCTGTGGGTTCACCGAGAAACGGGCCGTGA